The Metarhizium brunneum chromosome 5, complete sequence sequence CACCATGAGTCCAGAGACGCAGAGCCCGAGGGACGACGAGACGCGGCCGCTGCTTGCCACCACGCAAAATGGCCAGGCCACGCGCCGAAAAGACCTACTGCAGAGCGCACGCAAAGAGGGCACGCACGCCTTGATGGCAGCCCTGACGTGCAGCTATTCCAACGTGCTGCTTCCCTGCGTGCCTCTGGGCCTCATGGCCGGCGGATGGGGATGGCCgccggccgccgtcttcgtcctcaacttcctggccatgctgccgcTGGCTTCGATCCTCACCTTTGGAACCGAGCAGCTGGCTGCCATTGTAGGTTCCGTGGCCGGCGGCCTGATCAACGCCACGTTTGGCAATGCAGTAGAAATGATTGTACGGTCCCCTCTGCCCGCGTCCACGCAAAACCATGTGCTCACCCTCACATAGGTGGGAATAAGTGCCTTGAGAGAGAATGAAATATCCATCGTCCAGTCGAGCATGATTGGAAGTATTCTGTCTTCTATTCTGCTGGTCAGTGAAACTCACCCTTCCGTCTTGTCGCTTTGCTCATCAAGGTTATAGATTCTCGGAACGTGTTTCCTGCTCGCTGGCCAGGGGAAGAAGTCAGTCGACAtcaacgtcgacgtcgcTGGCGTTTTGACATCTCTCATGATTATATCCTGCGTATCGCTCATCATGCCCTCGGCGCTGCACATGTCGGACCCCAACCGTGGCGGCTCCAACGACCATCCCAGCGAGCACGTTTTGCTCCTGTCGCGCATCACCGCCGTCATACTGCTCTTGTTTTACCTCATTTACCTGTACTTTCAATCGGTCACGCACGCGGACCTGTTtagcgaggaggaggaccagCCTGAGGACAAGCTGCACGGCCTGTCCAGCAGCATCATCCTCGTGCTTGCCACTCTCGGCGTCTCCTTTTGCTCTGATGCGCTCGTCGATAGcgtcgatggcttcgtcgAAGCGCTAGGGGTCAGCAGAAGCTTCATTGGCCTCATTATTGTGCCGATTGTCGGCAACGCAGGGTGTCTGGTCGGGACGGTGCAGTGGTCGAGGTCGGATCGCGTCAATCTCGCCGTGTCCGTGATTGTCGGGGCGACGCTGCAGATTTCGCTCTTTGTCACGCCCTTTCTCATCGTGGTTGGCTGGATCATGGGCAAGCCCATGTCGCTGCAGTTTGACACGTTTGAGACGATTGTGTTGACCATGTCGACGCTGGTTGTGAACTGTATAGTGCACGATGGGTCGACGAATTACTTTGAGGGCTTGTTGCTGGTGAGCACGTAAGTGGTGCCGTTTATACCCGTTGACGTTTTGTATGATCTTCTAACTGTTTGTAGGTATGTGATTATCGGTATAGCTTTTTTTGTTCATCCGGATGCGGTCGCAACTTCATCGTGACTAGGCATGTCTCCTCGGCGCTGGGGCTTGCTTTCGGATTTGAATTTGGTCAGCTTGATGCGGTATACTAGAAAATAAAGATGATTCGGCATTGGTTCTGTTTTTGCTACAAAGGTTGTCAGGGACTAGAGATGTctgcgttcaatgttgctttaGAAGCCTCGGGCCTCGGGCTGGCCGTTACCGACGCGGTGGCTTTGGctcttctttgccttttAACCAAGCTGCGCTCCTAtttggttcaatgttacgATGGTAGGACAACGAATCGGGTGTTTAAACCGCTCATGGTGGTGCTTGCAACGATTTTTCTGGTTGCAAGCATTACCATTTGTAGCCCTTGCAGTGCACGACCAAACCCGATTCCTCGCCATATTCTTTTCTCCTCTGGAAATATTTGCTTTCTGGTCTAGGGGTATACATCTCACATGCATCTCAGACGGCCGCTTACGCCGCTGATGCATAACGCTATGCATCACGGTGTCATCAAGTCATTGCTGACGATTCACCGCCTTCCAAGGTCCTTGCTCATCTCATCACAACATTTCAATACCTCCTCTGGCCTTGATCGTTTACTTGGAGCTCCAATCATGTCTCCAGCTTTGGTTCATACACGGCAACCGCTGCGACTCGACACTAGCCGATCAACACTGGCCGTGGTCCAGACAAAAGGCATCCGGGACAGTCTGCGAAGGCTCTCGCCCAGCGAGACATTTGAGATTGAGACACTACACATCTTggacaacaaggacaagtctaCGGCCCTCTACGACTTTGGCCAAAAGAGCCTTGAACAGCCGAGTTGGAAGAGAAGCTGACGTCGGGCCAATTGGACATGGTCGTGCATTGTCTCAAAGGTACGAAGCTCTACCGTCCCATTTTTGCCCAGAGCCAACGCCCGTCAGATATATCAAGGTCGATTCCCGGCTCGTGTGACCTCTGACGAATGATCAAGCCTCAGAATTGAGGTGGGATCTTGCCGCAGGGCTCATAGACGGGCTTTCGGACCTAGATAGATGGATGAATTGACATTTGTTAAGCAAATCATCTCTTCCCGGTCAGGCTGCTTCGTCTTTGAGAAACGCCAACGAATGTTGTGACCGGATTTCGGAGCTCAGATGTCAAACCGGCCATCCCGTGCCGCTTCCCCGCTTACACGCCACAACATGGCCGACGAATCAATATCATGTCCATCTCTACAATGTAAGACTTGCTCAATACCTATAGTCCGCTTCGTCCATTTCCCCAAGAACAACTTTCCCATCTCGCAAACATATCTCCCAATGGACAAAGCTACACTCGAGCCGGCGATGGAGACCGGCCCAGAAAAGGCCAAAACATCCTGGCAGGAATACGCCTATATCAAAGAATTGCCAGACGACATTGCGCCATTCAAAGAACTACTCCAGCAGTACAGCAAAGTCCCTCCGGACAAGGTTGACGAATTACTTCTCCGCACCGTACGTCACACCCCAGCAATTGATGCgcaatgccatggccgccgctgATACGACCCCCATCAATTGACAGCGAGACCGGCTCTGGGACGTGGTCAACTATCCCTGCATCGGCCTCTGGGCCTTTACCAAGCTGCACAGCACCACAGACTCGCGCTTCGAAGCCGCCACGCAGCGACTCCTCGCCGAGGACCCCGTCGAGTCCGGCGGCACAAGGCCCGCCATCCTCGACATCGGCTGCTGCATCGGCCAGACCCTTCGCCACCTCGCCCACAAGGGCGTGCATCCCTCGCGCCTGTACGGGACAGACCTGCGCCCCGAGTTTATACGCATTGGAAACGAGCTCTTTGGGGACGAGCAGCGAGGGCTTACCTTTGTAGCGGGGGACGTGTTGAATGCCGACGACAGCAGCATGAAGGAACTAGATGGCAAGGTGACACTGATTCACGCCGCGTACTTTTTTCATCTTTTCACGTGGGACGACCAGGTCAGGATCGGCGAGCGCATGGTGCGCTTCCTGCAGCCGGGGACGAGCGACGCCGTCGTTTTCGGGAGGCACATTGGCACGCTGAGGCCCCGGGAGTTGGAGGTCCCGACCACACGTGCGTCCAGGTGCTACCTCCATGACGGGGAGAGTTTCCAGAGACTGTGGGATGAGGTGGGCAGCAGGACGGGCACGAGGTGGCGCGTGGAGGCGGAGATGGCGGACCGGCTGCACGTGCGGTTTCCGTTttttggcgacgacgagaagTACATGTCCTTTGGGGTTTACCAGATATAATCTCAATGTAGTGTTTGGTATAGTATCCTAGTATAACATGTCTATATATTTTTTGAATTACGTGTGGCTGTAGCTTATAATTCTCGTCATGCACACACGCCGCTGTTTACAAGTCTATTACATGACTATTCGCTTGCTCAAGTTTCAAGCGCTCATGGCATCTAGCGCGACGGTGATGTGAAACGGCTGATACCAGACCGTCACAATAAGGAATAGGCTTCCAACGTTGGTCACACGTTGAACTCGTCAATCACGCTCCGCGGCTCGGTGAACGGCACGCCGCCGTCCACCGGGGCCATGTTCAAGCCGAACCCTGCCGggccgccaatggccatggccgcgtcCGTCTTCCACAGCGGGTGGGCAGGCAGGGCAATGACGCTGACGCGCAGGCCGAACCGCAGGTCCTGGGAGCCAATGGCctcgccgtcgtggccgagAATGGAAATCAGCTCGGGCACGGTGGCGACGACCTGCTGCGATTCCGGGGCGCCCGCGTCGTCGCAGAGCGCCGCGTACAGGTACTCGTTCTGGAAGGGGATGATCATGTGGCCGTCGGGCTGGGCGGGCTTGGACTCGGCGTCgcgctcgtcggcggcaaaggggGCCAGGACGACGGCGCCCATGGTGtagccgccgtcgaggtggCGCTGGACGTCGACGATTTTGCCGGTGAAGAGGACTCTGCCGGCGCAGACGTCAAACTAGACGGGGCCGTCGATGTTAGCTGGTGCCCCACGTGGTAGACTTCAAATTGTCATGAATCGGTCTGGACGTACAATGGCGTCCGTGTAGCTCGTCTTGGCTCGCCTGGCTTGGTGGACAGCCCGTCCCAGGTACCAGCTTTGGGAGAGCGTGTTGGGCACCGCGACGCTCTTTGCCATGGCGCCCGAGATGGGGTTTGTGCCGCAGGCGCAGCTGAGGCCGAGCTCTACGGCTGCGTTGCGGCAAATCGTCTCGAGGCGCTTTGCGCTGTCGACACCCTGGCGGACGAGTTAGCGACGGCCTTGGTCACTCATGTGTCTGGTGTATCGGGAGGTGCTCACCATGGCGACAACAGCGTTGCCGCGGGCGTCTGTGATGACGGCAGGCGTCATTTCGTGCCCGTACACGCTGAATGTGACTTGGGGCGGCCGGTTAGCGTGCCGTGTAAACTTTGATGGTGATTATGCGAGGGACGCCAGTCTTACTATGATACATGGTTGGATAGGCTCTCCCCATGCCGTCGCAATCCAGGACCGGAACGTCAAAGTAAGTGCCGACAGGAAGGGCGGAGAGGCCGTTTCCACCGCCGCTGGCTTCACGGTTAGTTTTTCACAGACTCACTAGCAATGGTAGGAATTGGGGGCGCCGAGAACGCACATCTCGTCGGCAAGAACGGCATCAAACGTCTCTATGTGCTGGATCCTGTTGACAGCCTTGATGGCATCCACGATTTCGTTGCCCGCAGCAATGCGTTCGTTGATCACGCTCGGGCTGCCATACCACGTGCCGAGGCATACAACAGCATCGTCCCTCAACGACTTGGGAGAGATGATGCGCATCCGGCCCTTGTCATTGTTGCTCAGGCACTGCAGACTCTTCAAGTACTCGTAGTACGttgggccgccgccgccggtgccCAAGATGGCACACCCCGTCGAGATGAGTTCGAGGTCGATATCCGACGGGTACCAGGTGCCGCCTCGCACGTCCGGACGGTATGTGGCCAAGTCGACCCCCAGCGAAGGCTTGGTCGTCGGGTGGAGGGCATTCGGGACGCCGACCTTTTCGCCCTCGTCTTGCTCGTCATCGTGGCCGtttgcctcgtcgccgcTCCCAGGCGCCTCGAACAAAGTCACGTCGTCGGGAATAGCTAGGGTCCCCACGGCCCGGACCTGGATCCGGATCGTCACCTGCGACATGTACTGGAGCGGCATCTTGTTCACCTCGACAATCTTGACGTCGTCCGGCCGGGCccccttggcaatggcctggtCAATGGCCCTTTGGCACGCCGCGGCAATCACTGCCTTTTCATCCTTGCCCTCCAGGATCTCGACGGTGTCGACCTCGCCTGAGATTTTGCCAATGGCCGCGCCGACAGCGTTGGCCGCGCCCTGGTGGATGGGCTCGATGCActtgtcgacgccggcaaTCTTCTCCGTCACCAGgatggagccgccgccgacgaggaggacgtgcaccggcgccgtcgacaCCTTCATCTTGTCGATGACGGTCTCGAGGAGCGCATTGATGCCCCTGCGGCCGCCCTCGCGAAGCTCAGCCGCCACGTCCTTGACCAGCGAGGCATCGCCGAGAGAAGCCCTGCCCTCGGCGACGACAATGTCGGTAGCGGTCAGCGTAGGACCCCCAAAGACCTTGGCCTGGGACAGCAGCTCGTGGCCTACGGATCCGGGGCCGACGGACACGGACTGCGGCGCGTCCGGGTCAACTGTGACTAtactgccgccgcccaggccaaTCGAGACGACTTCGGGGATGGAAAAGGCGGTTCGGACACCCGCAACCTCCACAAACCCGGGGGCCTGACGTGGAAAGCCAGAGGGCAGAAGCGCGCAGACATCCGTGGTTGTGCCTCCAATGTCGACAACAAGAACCTGAggctcgacggcgtcgttggcaggagcatcgccaacaccgGGCAGCCCACAGGCATCGAGCTTCGACTCGACGCCATTCACCACCGGGCCCTTGCCGGCGCCATGCCGATCCAGGCCGGCGAGAAAGGCCGCTCCGCTCATGCTGTTGGTCGGCCCGCTCGCAAAGGTCTTGATGGGAAAGTCCGCGGCGGTCTCGGCATCGATGAGCGTGCCGTCATTTTGAGAAAGATACAGCGGGCAggccaggccgaggcggccCACGGCGCGCTTGAAGCCGTTCTTGACCCGGTGCCCGGTCCGCAGGATAGCAGCGTTGAGGATAGTCGCGTTCTCCCGCTCCACGAACCCGGTCGGCCCAATGTCCTGCGAGCAGACGACGCGCAGGGCGGGCGCCTCGTCGCGGAGGATAGCCCTGCACCGCTTCTCATAGACGTCGTCGTGGTCCAGGGGGGAgaagacgccgacgacggccacggccccgACGCCGGACGCGACAATGTCCCGGGCCGCCGCTCGAACCTGCTCCTCGCGCAGGGGCGCCATGTGGCGGCCGTCCATCTCGAGCCCCCCGTCGAGGTAGTaggcgccgccgtcgaggacgcCGTGCAGGCCGACGGGGAACCCGGAGAAGGGGGGGATCTGGCGCGTAAAGGGGCCGCAGAGCCTCACGACGGCGACGCGGTCGAGCCTGCGGGCGTCGGCCTCGATCAGCGCATTGATGAAGTGCGTCGTGCCGATGGTGACGCTGAGGACGCGGCGCTGGTCGACGGCGGAGGTCTtgaggacggcggcgatggcggcctCGATGCCGCTCGTGATGTCGGGCGTCGTGGGCGCCTTGTGCGAGGCGAGGACGCCGCGGGAGGGCTGGTTGAAGGCGTGGATGTCGAGGATGGCGGCGTCCGTGTTGgtgccgccgacgtcgacgccgatgCGGTAGAgagacatgatgatgatgatgtcgggGCCCAGACGATGCCGAGTGCAAGGCCAGGCGAACAGCAGGTTTGCGACGGAGCCATGACGCCCATATATAGACGATGATGGCACCGTCTGTTGCGATGCAGGGTTCGACGCATTGTGCCACGGGCCAAGCTAGCGCTCCACGGAATCATGAGcgcatacatgtatgtacgtggGCCGCCGGGATCCAACGCATGGTTCACGACCTGGTGCGTGGAAGCAGCGGCAAACTAGAGACGGGCCGACACGTCTCGACGAGGCTTGGGGTTTGAGACATCGTGGCCTTGGGGGTTGGAGGGTTTCGGCCAACTTTGTCGGGCGGTTGACACCACGCCGGCTTGGGGACGACCCCATGTCTCAGATGCGTCTGGTAGCCCACGAGGGCGAGATGGAGGCCCGGCGAGCCGGTAAGGCAGGGGTGCCGGGTTGCATGCCTTGTTCCCTTCGAATTGCGTCAGAAAAAGTACGCCGACGCTCGGCATCAACCAGGATCAACTCCGCCGGGCCTCGGTGGAGATCGTGGATAACGTGCCAACATGGAATGGGCCATTTTATCGCTGTAAGCCACGTTCCCCGATGTCATGCCTTGATGCCAATTTGCAATGTTGATATTTGCCGACTGCATCGCGAGTAATTCGCAACGTCAAATATCAAAATACGACCTTCTCCACAGATATCCCGACGGCCATCTCCGCCTCGCTCACTCCACGGGCCAATCTTGACTGTAAACGTGACACGTTGGGCCGCAGTACATGGACGAGATTGCATGTACACCGTGACTTACATGATTACCAGTAATACGCAACTGTCTTGTTTGGCACATGATTTTGGGCCAACACACTGGCAACACCTGGTTCCACCATCTTGTCAGCGGCACATGTCGCACCGAAAGAGGAAGGGGGATCCTTGTTGAAGTAGATATGAAAGCCAAACCTTTCATCCTCGCCGGGTTTCTGAGCTCATTGTCGCCAGGTTTGCGCTCCGTGTTGGTCCACCCATCAACATCAGAAAGGATCGACGGAAGGCATTGTGCTTTCATTGCAAGGGGCCGCGACGTTTCCTTCGCCGAGGCGTGGTTTACAAAGAGTTCCCGGGGGCAGAGCTATATAAGCGAGCTGGACTTGCAAAGGCGCGCAGGTGGCATGATTTCCAATACTGGTACGGCATGGCGAGGTGCATTCGTCTTGGCCGTTGATGTGGCGCAAACTTAATTTGTGTGCTTCAATCTTGATTCACGTGCCCATGACGACCGTTGACGAGTTGTGACGATGGACAGCATGCCGCCCGACGTCTCTCCCTACGCCATGTAcaaatgtccatgtcggcattTAGTCGCCAAGGAAGCCGTTGAGATACAGGGCATGACTGCTCGCTGCGACCGCGTGCGCGTCACAACACCCTTGGATCTGCAATGTGCGTACCGGAGGCATCCCAGTCGACGGACACAACATGACTTTCACGGTAACGTCTATTTCAACACCACACAAGACCTTACTCTCTCTGACATCATTTGAGACACGCTTCGTGGGCATCTCTGCAACGCTCGACAACGAGCATAGCACGACACTTGCCCTTGCTTTCCGTGATGCCGTCCAACTTGTCGACTTCCACGTCACATACCTCAAGTTGACGAGCGCAACCTCCATTACAGAGTATATTATCAAACGTCTCGAGTCGTACATGCACTTCTCCGATGCCAAAatcatcgccgccggcctcCCCAGCGCCATGGGCGACTTTTGCTCCACCTTGTGCTCACAACTATGGCTTCAACTCGACATCATTCCCTTTGTCATTACCGAGGAAAATTGGACGAGGACGCCATGGCGCGACAAGAATGTTGACGAACAAGCGGATTCAATGGCCCGTAGGTGTATCATGTAGGCACCGTGGATTCTCTCCTTGAAAACAGCTTCAACGTGCCAAGCTAAAGTGTGACCAAGGTGCTTTAACCCATCCTTGACGCCCGCGCTCCAAATCGGTTGGCATAGTTGCGTGGAGGTCGATGCGGGAGGCATCATTCGACTCTGCAGTCTGCAGGACTACCAAACGACCTGCTCGAGGGAGTCGTGGGATGTGCTCATGTTCTACGCGAACAAGCTGCGAGCTGCCGGGACAAAGATGGCCTTTTTTAGCGCCACGCCGCAAGGAGGTGGTGTTGCGCTTATGCGACATGCGCTGGTGCGTCTTTCACGACTGCTCTCCGTTGACGTGAAGTGGTATGGTAAGCGCCTGTTCTGTCAAGTTCCAATTGCCTTGATATCGTCTCGCACATCGGCCGGCAAACATCCCAGACTAATACTTAAACGCCAGTCCCCAAGCCTCGACAGGCTGTTTTTCGCATTACCAAGAATATCCATAATATCCTGCAGGGCGTTGCTCGTCAAGACCAGCATGTCTCGGACGCAGAAAAGTCCGCCATCATTGACTGGATTACCGACAATGCGAAGCGTTACTGGCTTTCCAACGGTGGGCCGCTGTGTAGGCCTGAACAAGGCGGTGCTGATATCATTGTTGTACGTTTTCTCAATTTCTTTTTGCTGACTTTGCcttgtgttgttgttgccCAAGTATTGACGCTGCGGGTGTAGATTGACGATCCGCAAATGATTGGCTTGATACCGTTGATCAAGCACGTCTCGCCAAAACGACCGATACTCTTCCGCTCCCATATCCAAATCCGGAGTGATCTTATTGACAGCAATGAGCCTACGCAAGTGGGTGTTTGGGACTTTGTCTGGGATTTTGTCAAGAAGGCAGATGTTTTCCTCAGCCATCCCATTCCCGCATTTGTTCCTCGTGCCGTACCACGAGACAGAGTGGCCTACCTCCCCGCCACTACGGACTGGCAAGTGTTGAGTTTTGCTGATAAAACAGTAGGTGAAATAGCTGACTGATTTGGTAACAGGCTGGATGGCTTGAACAAGACCTTGAACGCCTGGGACACTCAATACTACAAACAGGTCTTCAACACAGAGTGTCACTTGCATGACATGCCAGAGCTCGAATGGCCTGCTCGTAAGTCTGCAACCCGAATAATATAGCCTGTGGCGTTAGATTGAACCTCTCTTAGGCCAATACATTATCCAAATCTCACGATTTGACCCCTCTAAAGGAATACTCACGGTGATTGATTCGTATGCCGAGTTTCGGCGCCGACTCGATCAGACGGGTTTCGGTAGTCCCCCCCAGCTGGTTATGTAGGTAACCTGTCAGTCAGTGTGTGTACTAGGGGAATTCAAAGTTGCTGAGCTGCATATTCTACAGATGCGGCAACCCTTCGATCGACGATCCAGACGGCGTGGCGGCTTTCGACGAAACCACGGCGCATATCCACACGAAATGCCGCCATTTAAAAAGGGACATCATCGTTGTCCGTCTCGAAGCCAATGACCAGCTGCTCAACATGCTCCTCCGGAATGCCCACGTGGTCCTGCAACTGTCCACCGCGGAGGGATTCGAAATCAAGGTCTCGGAAGCGTTGCACGCAGGGCGCCCAATCATTGCAACAGCTGTCGGCGGTATCCCTCTACAAATCAACCATGGGCTCAACGGCTATCTCGTCGACGCGGGAGATTGGCAGGCCGTGGCAACTCATTTGATGGAACTCTTTACCGATGTCGGGCTCTACAATGCATTGTCGGTCGCGGCTGCGGCGAAAACCGGACTGGGCGACCAGGTGAGCACCGTGGGGAATGCGATTGCCTGGTATTTTCTGGCGTGGAAGTTTGTTGTAGGTGGTGGAATGGAGGGTGGCGGAAGATGGGTGAGTGACATGGCGAGGGAAGAAGTAGAGAAACAGCTGTGATCATGGAGGTTGTGTATCTTGCCATGGTCTAtatctgtgacaagggcttggagcCAATGACCCAACTAATCTATtaatagtctttggtatgACACGTCCTTGGTTTCCCTtgaggcctcgttgaccaaagacgtctttgaatacaagaagtcggtgagggactttgccctgggtctcgtgaccgtagccctttTGTAACCTTTGACGTTGGGCCATTGCCGCGTGGCAATGTTGATAATAGCATAGCGGGTTAAGACTATGTTTTGCCGCTGGCACTAGTACTGGTCCTGGTTGTTCATTTGCAAGTATTGCTTTTTGGTGGATTTTTTTATTCGAGAAGCCGCGCTCAAGCACTGTAGAGTGAATATTGCTGGGAATTACCATGATTATGTCGTCGGCGTTGCATGGAGCTTGCAACGCCGAGAGTGGGCAAAAGGTATAAATTGATGTATATAGGGGTAATATCTATCCCCATATAAATCTATTAGAAGTTGAGTTGAGCAAGAATTCGTACTTCCCAAGTCGTTTGGGACAAGGTTAAATGTATTCTAGCTAATATTGATTTCCTAGATGATTTAAAGATGCCCTATTCTGGATTCATAACTCTACCAGACGCTTCTTCAACTCGTGGAGGAATTCTGCTGCTACTGCCTAGGAATGCTAACATGAGCAGTCCACTAGTCACCAGACTCTTTATGCAACGCCGGCCACCTGCGCTAGCCATAGGTAGAGCAATGCGCAGCATGTAACAGCATGTCTTGAATCTTGAACGCTTGGACTCACACGAAGAGGTTATAATGTGCGCCTGCACTACGAGGCACAACCTAGGTAACCAGACCAAGTATCTAGTTATGGCGCTATATTGCACGAAATTATACtatagtaatatattaagtgATTAAAAACATTTTCAACAAAGCCAGGTCATCATGTAAGATGTCTAGTCACACCGTGTTTTAGCCGCACCTATAGACCACattaatatatacttgaATATATTATCAAGTGCCCCTCGTCTCGTGGAATACATCAGCCCGGGCTTAAACGCTACGAGACAAAGCCCGCTCGCTATCAACCACCTGCCTCTTGACCGCCAAAAAGCTATCCGGGCTAACAGAGATGGAACTGATGCCCGAGTCAACCAAAAACCTAGCCAGCTCCGGATGATCGCTCGGCGCCTGTCCGCAAATGCCAATCCTGCACCCCTTTTCCCGCGCCACGGCAATGACACGGCCGAGCATCCacttgacggcctcgtcctcctcgtcaaacaAATCCGCCAGCTCGCCCGAGTCGCGGTCCACCCCCAGCGTCAGCTGCGTCAGGTCGTTGGAGCCAATCGAGAAGCCGTCAAAGTggtcggcaaacttggccGCGAGAATCACGTTGGACGGAATCTCGCACATGACGTAGACGAGCAGCCCCTTTTCGCCGCGGACCAGGCCGTTCTCCGCCATGACCTCCAAGACCATCTTGGCCTCGCGGACCGTCCGGCAAAAGGGGatcatgacgacggcgttggTGAAGCCCATGTGCTCCCGGAGCCGCCTGACGGCGCGGCACTCGAGCCCGAAGCCCTCCCTGTAGCGAGGCGAGTAGTACCGCGAGGCGCCGCGGAAGCCGAGCATGGGGttctcctcgtcgggctCGAACTCGGCGCCGCCAACGAGCCCGGCGTACTCGTTGGTCTTGAAGTCGCTCATGCGGACAATCGCCGGCCGGGGGTACACGGCCGCGCAGAGCGTCGCCAGGCCCTGCGACAGCTTGTCGACAAAGTAGTCCGGCTTCTGGGCGTATCCCGCCGTGAGGGCGGCGATTTTGCTCCGTGCTTCTTCGTCCTTGAGCCGGTCAAAGTGGACGAGCGCCATGGGGTGAACCTGGATGGCGTTGCTGACGACAAACTCCATGCGCGCGAGGCCGATGCCGTCGCTTGGGAGGCGCCACCAGCGATACGCCGCGGCGGGATTGGCCAGGTTGAGCATGATCTTGGTCCTGGTCGCCGGCAGGCCGGACACGTCCAGGGTCTCGGTGGCGATGTCGGCCGCGCCGTCGTACACGAAGCCCGCCGTGCCCTCGGCGCAGGAAACCGTCACGTCCTGGCCGCTGTGCAGCACGTACGTGGCGTTTCCCGTGCCGACCACGGCCGGGAGGCCCAGCTCGCGGCTGACAATGGCGGCGTGCGAGGTGCGTCCGCCGTGGTCCGTGATGATGGCCGCCGCGCGCTTCATCACGGGCACCCAGTCCGGGTCTGTCGTGCCGGTGACCAGGATGGAGTCGTCTACAAACTTGTCCAAGTCCCTGGAGCTTTCGACGAGGCAGAGCCTTCCGGAGACGGCTGCGTCGCCGACCGAGAGGCCCGTGGCGAGGACGCGCCCCTTGCTGCGCACCTTGTATAccttgaagacggcggcgtcgcggCCAGAGTGCACCGTCTCCGGCCGGGCCTGGACAACAAACAGCTCGCCCGTcacgccgtccttggcccactccatgtccatgggcACGCGGTAGTGCTGCTCAATCGTGTACGCCCAGCGGGCGAGCTGCAGGATCTC is a genomic window containing:
- the VCX1_3 gene encoding Vacuolar calcium ion transporter gives rise to the protein MSPETQSPRDDETRPLLATTQNGQATRRKDLLQSARKEGTHALMAALTCSYSNVLLPCVPLGLMAGGWGWPPAAVFVLNFLAMLPLASILTFGTEQLAAIVGSVAGGLINATFGNAVEMIVGISALRENEISIVQSSMIGSILSSILLILGTCFLLAGQGKKSVDINVDVAGVLTSLMIISCVSLIMPSALHMSDPNRGGSNDHPSEHVLLLSRITAVILLLFYLIYLYFQSVTHADLFSEEEDQPEDKLHGLSSSIILVLATLGVSFCSDALVDSVDGFVEALGVSRSFIGLIIVPIVGNAGCLVGTVQWSRSDRVNLAVSVIVGATLQISLFVTPFLIVVGWIMGKPMSLQFDTFETIVLTMSTLVVNCIVHDGSTNYFEGLLLVSTYVIIGIAFFVHPDAVATSS
- the trt5_1 gene encoding Methyltransferase trt5; amino-acid sequence: MSPALVHTRQPLRLDTSRSTLAVVQTKGIRDSLRRLSPSETFEIETLHILDNKDKSTALYDFGQKSLEQPIRFVHFPKNNFPISQTYLPMDKATLEPAMETGPEKAKTSWQEYAYIKELPDDIAPFKELLQQYSKVPPDKVDELLLRTRDRLWDVVNYPCIGLWAFTKLHSTTDSRFEAATQRLLAEDPVESGGTRPAILDIGCCIGQTLRHLAHKGVHPSRLYGTDLRPEFIRIGNELFGDEQRGLTFVAGDVLNADDSSMKELDGKVTLIHAAYFFHLFTWDDQVRIGERMVRFLQPGTSDAVVFGRHIGTLRPRELEVPTTRASRCYLHDGESFQRLWDEVGSRTGTRWRVEAEMADRLHVRFPFFGDDEKYMSFGVYQI
- the TREPH gene encoding Trehalose phosphorylase encodes the protein MTFTVTSISTPHKTLLSLTSFETRFVGISATLDNEHSTTLALAFRDAVQLVDFHVTYLKLTSATSITEYIIKRLESYMHFSDAKIIAAGLPSAMGDFCSTLCSQLWLQLDIIPFVITEENWTRTPWRDKNVDEQADSMARRCIMCFNPSLTPALQIGWHSCVEVDAGGIIRLCSLQDYQTTCSRESWDVLMFYANKLRAAGTKMAFFSATPQGGGVALMRHALVRLSRLLSVDVKWYVPKPRQAVFRITKNIHNILQGVARQDQHVSDAEKSAIIDWITDNAKRYWLSNGGPLCRPEQGGADIIVIDDPQMIGLIPLIKHVSPKRPILFRSHIQIRSDLIDSNEPTQVGVWDFVWDFVKKADVFLSHPIPAFVPRAVPRDRVAYLPATTDWLDGLNKTLNAWDTQYYKQVFNTECHLHDMPELEWPARQYIIQISRFDPSKGILTVIDSYAEFRRRLDQTGFGSPPQLVICGNPSIDDPDGVAAFDETTAHIHTKCRHLKRDIIVVRLEANDQLLNMLLRNAHVVLQLSTAEGFEIKVSEALHAGRPIIATAVGGIPLQINHGLNGYLVDAGDWQAVATHLMELFTDVGLYNALSVAAAAKTGLGDQVSTVGNAIAWYFLAWKFVVGGGMEGGGRWVSDMAREEVEKQL
- the ppsA gene encoding Phosphoenolpyruvate synthase; amino-acid sequence: MKHGHEMRQKTHNENPEQPLILRFDQVRRQDGPLVGGKNSSIGEMITALTNRGIKVPPGFATTSRMYWQYVGKNDIQQHAARLIAEWQYGKLTLSEAGHKIRSLFLGGTWPSSAAAAIKAAYHELCGETNRENLGVAVRSSATAEDLPEASFAGQQETYLNVSGGDALLDACRRCYASLFTDRAISYRQTRGFDHMSVALSIGVQQMVRSDVGGAGVMFSIDTESGFDKVVLINAAWGLGENVVQGTVNPDEYQVFKPFLVDRSLVPIVDKKRGDKAVKMVYGDKDKGAPTRNVSTSKAEQAAFVLGDQEILQLARWAYTIEQHYRVPMDMEWAKDGVTGELFVVQARPETVHSGRDAAVFKVYKVRSKGRVLATGLSVGDAAVSGRLCLVESSRDLDKFVDDSILVTGTTDPDWVPVMKRAAAIITDHGGRTSHAAIVSRELGLPAVVGTGNATYVLHSGQDVTVSCAEGTAGFVYDGAADIATETLDVSGLPATRTKIMLNLANPAAAYRWWRLPSDGIGLARMEFVVSNAIQVHPMALVHFDRLKDEEARSKIAALTAGYAQKPDYFVDKLSQGLATLCAAVYPRPAIVRMSDFKTNEYAGLVGGAEFEPDEENPMLGFRGASRYYSPRYREGFGLECRAVRRLREHMGFTNAVVMIPFCRTVREAKMVLEVMAENGLVRGEKGLLVYVMCEIPSNVILAAKFADHFDGFSIGSNDLTQLTLGVDRDSGELADLFDEEDEAVKWMLGRVIAVAREKGCRIGICGQAPSDHPELARFLVDSGISSISVSPDSFLAVKRQVVDSERALSRSV